One window of the Chryseotalea sp. WA131a genome contains the following:
- a CDS encoding ABC transporter permease encodes MKWFCPTHLYEEIEGDLIQKFDRDVKTVGERKAKRRLMWNVVRFFRPGILLRNRFLKTKNINHMLIHNFRFSVRHLLKQKTNSAIHILGLTLAITVCLLIGLFVQFQLGFDSYHHSTERIYRINSVFRESEIDFHLYATPLPLAQAIRGLVAGIEKVALTRALFETTIEVSPQKILKQNHILAVEPDFLNIFDIDILQGDGHQILAKPHHALISESTAKKLFGDDEPIGKTIKFKNKFLITVGGIFRDPPSNTSLPASMLISYLDNDVLLENGDTWFFGDFTWVKLQASTYIRIQENADIQNITTQLKKLSEQNINSSPTLSEKIKGTFEVQPLREIHFDTKHFGGGPWVSAINRSWLWFFVGIGGVVLLLACVNFLNLSTARAFTRAKEVGIRKSIGAKNNQLVVQFLMDAFVIITIAAGLAILISSLSIDRVNMIVDAQIPWQRVWSIKTIALLAGGIIIISLLTGIYPAWFISRFNPIATLKSNFVSGKSSGAWLRKSLVTVQFVLSTILIIAVLVIAAQVNYIHEKDLGFEKDNIVTVAVEDASKAQNLLQGLHQLSGVKDVSLSRTAPISNDHWWNTISQSATSEQRYSVCAIHADERFFSFYNLKLLSGRIPQPSEFIPESLQNESGTTKVVVNEDLLAKLNLGSPSEAIGKHFWWGSNAEITGVVSNFHTEPLMFGVSPTLITQGLSLYQQVNIKIEKGSNFAQTIEAIEREWKKHFPESVFEVKFLDQQIKHFYQLTERIYSLFKVFALMAILISCLGLWGLVSYVATQRTKEISIRKVFGASVQSLLLLLSRDFIITIGVAFLLASPLGYLLMRKLLTNFAYRVDIGWDVFAVAVLCLALVSMATLGFQIVRTATTNPSSTLKNE; translated from the coding sequence TTGAAATGGTTCTGCCCAACCCACCTCTACGAAGAAATCGAAGGTGATCTCATTCAGAAATTCGATCGCGATGTGAAAACGGTTGGAGAAAGAAAAGCGAAGCGGAGATTAATGTGGAATGTGGTGAGGTTTTTTAGGCCGGGTATTTTGTTGAGGAATAGATTTCTAAAGACTAAAAACATAAACCATATGTTGATACATAATTTTCGATTCTCCGTTCGGCATCTGCTAAAGCAAAAAACGAATTCAGCTATACATATTTTGGGGCTCACGTTGGCCATTACTGTTTGCTTGTTGATTGGCTTGTTCGTGCAGTTCCAGCTTGGTTTCGATTCGTACCATCATTCTACCGAAAGGATCTATCGGATAAACTCTGTTTTCAGAGAAAGTGAAATCGATTTTCATTTGTACGCCACGCCACTGCCGCTCGCACAAGCCATTCGCGGGCTGGTAGCGGGCATTGAAAAAGTCGCATTGACGCGCGCACTGTTTGAAACAACAATTGAAGTCAGTCCTCAGAAAATCCTCAAGCAAAACCACATCCTTGCTGTTGAGCCAGACTTTCTCAACATTTTTGATATTGACATACTACAAGGCGATGGCCATCAAATCTTGGCCAAACCGCACCATGCACTTATTTCTGAATCAACTGCCAAGAAACTTTTTGGCGATGATGAGCCTATAGGCAAAACCATTAAATTCAAAAATAAATTTCTCATTACCGTGGGCGGAATTTTTCGCGATCCACCTTCTAACACCAGCCTGCCCGCTTCGATGCTGATTTCATATTTAGACAATGATGTGCTGTTGGAAAACGGAGATACTTGGTTCTTTGGTGACTTCACTTGGGTAAAACTTCAAGCTTCAACATACATACGTATTCAAGAGAATGCGGATATACAAAATATTACCACGCAGTTAAAAAAGCTCTCTGAGCAAAACATAAATTCATCCCCCACATTAAGTGAAAAAATAAAAGGCACTTTTGAAGTTCAACCATTGCGCGAAATACATTTCGATACAAAGCATTTTGGCGGTGGCCCGTGGGTAAGTGCCATCAATCGTTCATGGCTTTGGTTTTTTGTGGGCATCGGTGGCGTTGTGTTGCTGCTGGCGTGCGTTAACTTCCTAAACCTATCGACTGCCCGCGCCTTTACGCGAGCCAAAGAAGTAGGCATACGCAAGTCCATTGGCGCAAAAAACAATCAATTGGTTGTGCAGTTTTTGATGGATGCATTTGTGATTATAACTATTGCGGCCGGACTGGCCATTCTCATTTCTTCGTTGTCGATTGATAGAGTAAATATGATCGTGGATGCACAAATTCCATGGCAGAGAGTTTGGTCAATCAAAACGATTGCGCTTTTAGCGGGAGGAATCATTATCATATCTCTACTTACTGGAATTTATCCTGCATGGTTCATCTCCCGCTTCAATCCGATCGCCACGCTCAAGTCGAATTTTGTTTCGGGAAAAAGTTCTGGCGCATGGCTTCGCAAATCGCTGGTGACGGTCCAATTTGTATTGTCCACCATTTTGATAATTGCCGTATTGGTGATTGCTGCGCAAGTGAACTATATTCACGAGAAAGACCTCGGTTTTGAAAAGGACAACATAGTAACAGTCGCAGTAGAAGATGCAAGCAAAGCGCAAAATCTATTGCAAGGCCTTCATCAATTGTCTGGCGTAAAAGATGTTTCGCTTTCGCGTACAGCACCTATCAGCAACGACCATTGGTGGAACACAATTAGTCAAAGTGCTACCAGTGAGCAGCGATATTCCGTATGCGCCATCCACGCAGATGAGCGGTTCTTTTCCTTTTACAATCTCAAACTTCTGAGCGGTCGTATTCCGCAGCCTTCTGAGTTCATACCAGAATCCCTTCAGAATGAATCTGGCACAACAAAAGTGGTGGTGAATGAAGACTTGCTGGCGAAACTAAACTTGGGGTCGCCCAGTGAAGCCATTGGCAAACATTTTTGGTGGGGCAGCAACGCGGAAATCACCGGTGTGGTTTCAAATTTCCACACCGAGCCACTGATGTTTGGTGTCTCGCCTACCCTTATCACGCAAGGTCTGAGTCTCTATCAGCAAGTGAACATCAAAATTGAGAAAGGAAGTAACTTCGCTCAGACTATTGAGGCCATTGAGCGGGAGTGGAAAAAGCATTTTCCGGAGAGCGTGTTTGAAGTTAAATTCCTAGACCAGCAAATCAAACACTTTTATCAACTCACGGAAAGGATTTACAGTTTATTTAAAGTTTTTGCGCTGATGGCCATACTGATTTCCTGCCTTGGTCTGTGGGGATTGGTGAGCTATGTCGCCACGCAGCGAACCAAAGAAATAAGCATCCGAAAAGTGTTTGGAGCTTCTGTGCAATCTTTATTGCTTCTGCTTTCGCGCGATTTTATCATCACCATTGGTGTAGCTTTTCTGCTGGCATCGCCATTGGGCTACCTGTTGATGCGGAAACTGCTTACCAACTTTGCCTATCGAGTGGATATTGGTTGGGACGTGTTTGCTGTTGCCGTATTGTGCCTTGCATTAGTCTCAATGGCTACACTTGGTTTTCAAATCGTTCGCACCGCCACCACAAATCCTTCAAGCACGCTGAAAAATGAATGA
- a CDS encoding ABC transporter permease — protein sequence MNDNKPIFPIRLLNWFCPAHLHEEIEGDLIQKFNRDVKTVGERKAKRRLMWNVVRFFRPGILLRNKFSNNLFQKTMIQSQLTFTFRVFSRNKLFLGVSVLGLCISIAACILVLEYAKFELSYDKFFPRHKNIYRLQHNRYTKGDLLYKKAMTFPEVGLAMKDYFPEIEQVGRLFPVSINVEPVFTAIDKSGERRSFTEPNSYCADSTFCKVFDLDFIYGDDASALNGKDKVILSKSTALKYFGRLDVVGETLKGNVGESDIIVTGVFNDLPANSHLQFDVLLSWFDVYEERSLFTWDGFYNYVLLKDVHDLQRVKERLPQFAKSYTGEYYKQHPNSKSEFELQPLETIHLDSHLDGEMKANGNRNIVYGLLIVACFIIVIAVINQINLNTSRSLDRVKEVGIRKTIGSSKTQLSSQFLMESFIINLLSAACGILLVWLLYPKFNDLFESSISLTMFSQPIFWVALIIFIVTVSILSSFYPAFMLIRYKVYEALKGLTVRERKSNLQRALVTAQFAISLILIIATYTLFQQITFMQTKDLGFGIERKLVVKVLPAPGEEIDTLFLQKITSIKNELRSHSFCRVSTISSDIPGRKNEWRGSSRLAGDESNPVIRANLSRVDEDFIEAFDLKLIAGRNYTSSLNNGNSIIANGEVIKQLGFNSPEEAIGKKVLTFGEREIIGVVESFHEAGLHENISPSMYITGAGYMKFLTLAMTDGNIPKQLEQVEKIWKKHFPHKPFEYFFLDDFFNRQYQADVLMGQSIGLFSVIAIMIACLGLFSLSVHTIHKKTKEIGIKKILGAGISTITFELCGNFLLPIGLSAFVGIPLSYYLIRWWLAQYAFRIDITYLLFIVPLIILMAMGLSTTVFQSIRAASQNPVDSLRYE from the coding sequence ATGAATGACAACAAACCGATATTTCCTATTCGGCTCCTTAACTGGTTCTGCCCCGCGCACCTCCACGAAGAAATCGAAGGCGACCTCATTCAAAAATTCAATCGCGATGTGAAAACGGTTGGAGAAAGAAAAGCGAAGCGGAGATTAATGTGGAATGTGGTGAGGTTTTTTAGGCCGGGTATTTTGTTGAGGAATAAGTTTTCAAATAACCTTTTTCAAAAGACTATGATTCAAAGTCAATTGACGTTTACGTTCCGTGTATTCTCGCGCAACAAACTGTTTTTGGGTGTCAGTGTTTTGGGGCTCTGCATCAGCATTGCGGCCTGCATCCTAGTGCTGGAGTATGCCAAGTTTGAATTGAGCTACGATAAGTTTTTTCCAAGGCACAAAAACATCTATCGCCTCCAACACAATCGCTATACAAAAGGAGATTTGCTTTACAAAAAAGCAATGACCTTTCCTGAAGTTGGTCTTGCGATGAAGGACTACTTCCCAGAGATAGAACAGGTGGGCCGATTGTTTCCTGTTAGTATAAACGTTGAGCCGGTCTTTACAGCCATTGACAAATCTGGTGAGCGGAGAAGTTTTACAGAGCCTAATTCCTACTGTGCCGACAGTACGTTCTGCAAAGTATTTGATCTCGATTTTATTTATGGAGACGATGCCTCCGCATTAAATGGCAAAGACAAAGTCATTCTGTCAAAGTCAACAGCCCTGAAATATTTTGGGAGACTGGATGTAGTGGGAGAAACCTTAAAGGGAAATGTGGGTGAAAGCGATATCATAGTCACCGGTGTGTTTAACGATCTACCCGCCAACTCGCATTTACAGTTTGACGTATTGTTATCATGGTTTGATGTCTATGAAGAGCGTAGTTTATTTACGTGGGATGGCTTCTATAATTATGTATTGCTGAAGGATGTTCATGATCTGCAGCGAGTAAAAGAACGGTTGCCGCAATTCGCTAAATCGTATACTGGAGAATACTACAAACAACATCCGAACTCGAAATCGGAGTTTGAATTGCAACCGCTTGAGACCATCCACCTCGACTCGCATTTGGATGGGGAGATGAAGGCCAACGGAAACCGAAACATTGTTTATGGTCTGTTGATTGTAGCCTGCTTCATCATTGTGATCGCTGTCATCAATCAAATCAATCTGAACACTTCGCGCTCGCTGGATCGTGTAAAAGAAGTGGGTATCCGCAAAACCATTGGCTCGTCTAAAACGCAATTGTCGTCACAATTTTTAATGGAGTCGTTCATCATCAATCTGCTATCGGCTGCATGTGGCATATTACTCGTGTGGCTTCTTTATCCAAAGTTCAATGATCTCTTTGAGTCGTCAATTTCACTTACGATGTTTTCACAGCCCATTTTCTGGGTAGCTCTTATCATCTTTATAGTGACAGTCTCCATTCTCTCCAGCTTTTACCCTGCGTTTATGCTCATTCGTTACAAAGTATACGAGGCATTGAAGGGTTTGACCGTGCGCGAAAGGAAGTCAAATTTACAAAGAGCATTGGTAACAGCTCAGTTTGCTATTTCATTGATTTTGATTATCGCAACCTACACTTTGTTCCAACAAATCACGTTCATGCAGACCAAGGACTTAGGTTTTGGCATCGAGCGGAAACTTGTGGTAAAAGTACTGCCGGCACCCGGAGAGGAAATTGATACGCTGTTTCTCCAGAAAATTACTTCTATAAAGAATGAGTTGAGATCCCATTCCTTTTGCAGGGTTTCTACAATTTCGTCCGATATCCCGGGAAGGAAAAATGAATGGCGCGGCTCAAGTCGTTTGGCTGGAGACGAAAGCAATCCGGTTATTCGGGCCAACTTGTCTCGTGTGGATGAGGATTTTATCGAAGCATTCGATTTGAAGTTGATAGCAGGTCGCAATTATACTTCTTCGCTTAACAACGGAAATTCTATTATCGCGAATGGCGAAGTGATCAAGCAATTGGGTTTCAATTCCCCTGAAGAGGCCATTGGTAAAAAGGTTTTGACCTTCGGAGAGCGGGAGATCATTGGCGTGGTAGAATCATTCCACGAAGCCGGGCTTCATGAAAACATCAGTCCGTCCATGTATATCACCGGGGCGGGCTACATGAAATTTCTTACTCTCGCCATGACCGATGGAAATATTCCAAAACAGTTAGAGCAAGTTGAAAAAATCTGGAAGAAGCATTTTCCGCATAAACCATTTGAATATTTCTTTTTGGATGACTTTTTCAATCGACAATACCAAGCCGATGTGTTGATGGGTCAGAGCATCGGGCTTTTCTCAGTTATCGCGATTATGATTGCCTGCCTCGGTCTTTTCTCACTCTCAGTCCACACCATCCATAAAAAGACAAAAGAGATTGGCATTAAGAAAATTTTGGGCGCAGGTATCTCTACCATAACGTTCGAACTCTGCGGAAATTTTCTACTGCCCATTGGGCTTTCGGCATTTGTCGGCATCCCCTTAAGTTATTATTTGATAAGATGGTGGTTGGCGCAGTACGCATTCAGGATTGATATCACATACCTCTTGTTCATCGTGCCATTGATTATACTAATGGCGATGGGCTTATCCACCACCGTTTTTCAGTCAATTCGAGCCGCCAGCCAAAACCCGGTTGATAGCTTAAGGTATGAGTAA
- a CDS encoding ABC transporter permease, with translation MSNEHRHTALRILNWFCPPHLHEEIEGDLIQKFNRDVKTVGERKAKRRLMWNVVRFFRPGILLRNRFSMELNQSYMYRSYFKIMLRNMIKQKFYSAITMLGLTVGITFALLTGIFIWGELQVNTDLKDVDRLYLLETHYKTNEGNQPPFFVPALLGQAAIEQYPTLFENYYRFRDRAITVSKSDKHFRLQSMIGDSTFFDMFGFHILHGDPQSALNKPNTIVITEKIARQFFDRSDVTGESLTLSTEVSGSKEHLITAVIADVQEKNSVTDFMNSDAQIFLPQESRTDFNLGFQDEWNTGIITYLKLTDGASPVEATAVLNKILQKDAPKDISNDKTIVLDPLSNYYLLTNHGAVQKLIVSLMVIVAFILLLAVTNFINISIASSFSRLKEVGVRKVIGGVKGHVLIQFLSESLLLATVSGTVSLLLYEILHNYFANVLGVSLPSLLKMSFLFWVYFLTSTIAVGFLAGIYPSFYLASTGAIESLKGKFNSVKGTLRFSRGLVGFQFLVAVFTLITSFVMSRQISYFMETDLGYDKSHVLIASSLPRIWTEEGMNKMDVAKREFLTSPKIKSVSLSWGSPNFNFEPYKANINHAGQPTEKGILTSMSSADEAYANVYGLKLLDGKFFFDEGEPFQTNRLVLNESAQKALGIQVGDKLDIQFSDQQFTVAGIVKDFHFESMHEKIKPVAFTHNRDFQAYRYFSFKLNPGSIVQSVQEVERLWKNIFPNDPFVYAFTEDRLAITYQTELQLRKATAFASVLILIIVLTGVLGLVSLSVTKRNKEIGIRKVLGASVSNILALISREYALLMIIAFGLGIPVSYMFISQWLSGFAYRIDVDGWMFVVPILALFCITIVMVCAQSFKTAKSDPVKSLKYE, from the coding sequence ATGAGTAATGAGCACCGTCATACTGCACTCAGGATTTTGAATTGGTTCTGCCCTCCCCATTTGCATGAAGAAATCGAAGGCGACCTCATTCAAAAATTCAATCGCGATGTGAAAACGGTTGGAGAAAGAAAAGCGAAGCGGAGATTAATGTGGAATGTGGTGAGGTTTTTTAGGCCGGGTATTTTGTTGAGGAATAGGTTTTCAATGGAATTAAATCAATCTTATATGTACAGAAGTTATTTCAAAATCATGCTGAGGAATATGATTAAACAAAAATTCTATTCTGCTATCACAATGCTAGGCCTCACCGTGGGAATTACCTTTGCTTTGCTTACCGGGATTTTCATTTGGGGCGAACTGCAGGTGAACACCGATTTGAAAGACGTGGATCGCCTCTACCTTTTGGAGACCCATTACAAAACCAACGAAGGCAACCAGCCGCCTTTTTTTGTACCTGCTCTATTGGGTCAGGCAGCGATTGAGCAGTACCCAACCTTATTTGAAAACTACTATCGCTTTCGTGATCGGGCTATAACCGTTTCCAAAAGCGACAAACATTTTCGTTTGCAGAGTATGATTGGGGACTCTACTTTTTTTGACATGTTCGGATTTCACATTTTGCATGGGGATCCACAAAGTGCGCTGAACAAACCCAACACAATCGTAATCACCGAAAAGATTGCTCGGCAATTTTTTGATAGATCCGATGTGACAGGCGAATCGCTAACGCTGAGTACTGAAGTAAGCGGATCAAAAGAGCATTTGATTACAGCCGTGATCGCAGATGTACAGGAAAAGAATTCGGTCACCGACTTTATGAACTCGGATGCACAGATCTTTTTGCCACAAGAAAGTCGGACAGACTTTAATCTTGGCTTCCAGGACGAATGGAATACTGGCATCATTACCTATTTAAAACTAACGGATGGGGCATCGCCTGTTGAGGCAACTGCTGTTCTCAATAAAATATTACAAAAGGATGCCCCTAAAGACATCAGCAACGACAAAACTATTGTACTTGATCCGTTGAGCAATTATTATTTGCTCACAAATCACGGAGCTGTTCAAAAGCTTATTGTATCCCTGATGGTGATTGTTGCGTTCATTTTGTTACTGGCGGTTACCAATTTTATCAATATTTCCATTGCGAGTTCTTTTTCGCGGCTAAAGGAAGTGGGTGTACGCAAAGTTATTGGTGGTGTCAAGGGGCACGTGCTTATTCAGTTTTTGTCGGAGTCATTGCTGCTCGCAACTGTTTCTGGCACGGTATCGTTGCTTCTCTATGAAATTCTTCATAATTACTTTGCCAATGTCTTAGGTGTTTCATTGCCATCTTTATTGAAAATGAGTTTCCTTTTCTGGGTTTACTTTTTGACAAGCACGATTGCTGTGGGGTTCCTGGCTGGAATCTATCCTTCATTCTATTTAGCATCTACGGGAGCGATCGAGTCGCTAAAAGGGAAATTCAATTCGGTGAAAGGTACGCTTCGCTTTTCGCGAGGGTTAGTTGGGTTTCAATTCCTTGTGGCAGTGTTTACCCTTATCACTTCGTTTGTTATGTCAAGGCAGATTTCCTATTTCATGGAAACTGATTTGGGTTATGATAAATCACATGTTTTGATTGCGTCATCGCTGCCGCGGATATGGACGGAAGAAGGAATGAACAAAATGGATGTGGCAAAAAGAGAGTTTCTGACTTCGCCCAAGATAAAGTCCGTTTCACTTTCGTGGGGATCACCCAATTTTAATTTTGAACCATACAAAGCCAACATTAACCATGCAGGCCAACCGACTGAGAAAGGAATACTCACCAGCATGAGCAGTGCCGATGAAGCGTATGCGAACGTCTATGGATTAAAACTTTTGGACGGGAAATTTTTCTTTGATGAGGGCGAACCTTTCCAGACCAATCGGTTGGTCTTGAATGAATCGGCACAGAAAGCATTGGGCATCCAGGTGGGCGATAAACTAGATATTCAGTTTTCCGATCAACAGTTTACTGTAGCAGGCATTGTCAAAGATTTTCATTTTGAGTCGATGCATGAGAAAATAAAGCCGGTGGCCTTCACGCACAATCGCGACTTTCAGGCTTATCGGTATTTTTCTTTTAAACTAAACCCGGGAAGCATTGTGCAATCTGTTCAAGAAGTAGAACGCCTTTGGAAAAATATTTTTCCCAACGATCCCTTTGTTTATGCGTTCACCGAAGATCGGTTGGCCATTACCTATCAGACCGAACTTCAACTACGAAAAGCCACAGCCTTTGCTTCGGTTCTAATACTGATTATTGTTTTAACGGGCGTGCTGGGCCTGGTGTCACTTAGCGTAACCAAAAGAAATAAGGAGATAGGCATTAGAAAGGTATTGGGTGCTTCTGTTTCCAATATCCTTGCTTTAATCTCTCGTGAGTACGCTTTGCTAATGATAATAGCATTTGGATTAGGCATTCCTGTCAGCTACATGTTTATATCCCAATGGCTAAGCGGATTTGCTTACCGTATTGATGTAGATGGGTGGATGTTTGTTGTCCCAATTCTTGCTCTATTCTGTATAACAATAGTTATGGTTTGCGCCCAATCATTTAAAACGGCTAAGTCTGATCCAGTGAAGTCATTAAAGTATGAGTAA
- a CDS encoding OmpA family protein, whose product MLSLNAKKFCLLFFLLLLGVKISLSQNKINSRLFYLKPPLYDSKSKIRKVDFSAFRVLISVPKDEREKFYGEVVYKKLKVKPLEEFFKTPIINEIQKKIELDFKRLGASQTHVISQSLVVINPTVEIFYPKVAGFVNGKSFAKVRLHFTVLKNDSLVNSYPELDGVVTFLKENQKVKIELQGHTDNQGDAQKNMELSQQRVDRIKAYLVLKGIKPNRISGKGFGGTRPIAANKDEEGRRLNRRVEFVIVKR is encoded by the coding sequence ATGCTCTCATTGAATGCAAAGAAATTTTGTTTACTCTTTTTCCTTCTATTGCTAGGGGTAAAAATTTCTTTGTCACAAAACAAAATCAACTCTCGTCTTTTCTATCTAAAACCACCGTTGTACGATAGTAAGTCCAAAATCAGAAAAGTAGATTTTTCTGCATTTCGGGTTTTGATTTCGGTACCAAAAGATGAAAGGGAAAAATTCTATGGCGAGGTAGTTTATAAAAAATTAAAGGTTAAGCCACTCGAAGAATTTTTTAAAACGCCCATAATCAATGAAATCCAAAAGAAAATTGAGTTGGATTTCAAACGATTAGGTGCAAGCCAAACTCATGTAATCAGCCAATCATTGGTTGTCATAAATCCTACCGTAGAAATTTTTTACCCCAAAGTGGCAGGATTTGTGAATGGAAAGTCCTTTGCAAAAGTTAGGCTGCACTTTACGGTCTTGAAAAACGATTCGCTTGTGAATTCTTACCCAGAGCTAGATGGAGTGGTAACCTTTTTAAAAGAAAACCAAAAAGTGAAAATAGAATTGCAAGGCCACACTGATAACCAAGGAGACGCGCAGAAAAACATGGAGCTGTCGCAACAGCGAGTTGACCGAATAAAAGCTTATTTAGTTTTGAAGGGAATCAAACCTAACCGAATAAGTGGTAAAGGCTTTGGTGGCACGAGGCCAATAGCTGCCAACAAAGATGAAGAAGGCCGAAGACTAAACCGAAGAGTAGAGTTTGTGATTGTGAAGCGGTAA
- a CDS encoding class I SAM-dependent RNA methyltransferase, translated as MSNFTTSSRIIITCPKRLSPFLAQEVEELGFTLERKFITGVELQGTVNDCIRLNLNLRCASQVLFSLDAFTARDPEEVYKKLLRYPWERWLSPQSYFSVTSNVDHFTVNNDMFINVKVKDAVADHMRREVAARPDSGSSHDKAVLHLYWKDDKAEIFLDTSGQTLAKHGYRKIPGKAPMLEALAAATIFASKWNQKMPFINPMCGSGTLAIEAALMATNRRPGLFRKNYSFMHVLGYDEKVYAEEMGKLQSQIVEAPDLKIIASDLSDDAIQIAKVNAGIAGVESLIHFELCDFELTTLPTAPAIVYFNPEYGERLGDPVELEATYTRIGDFMKKKCQGYTGYIFTGNPDLAKKIRLKTSKRLEFYTAQLDCRLLEYELYGGTRRVDKRPVDVEGA; from the coding sequence ATGAGCAACTTCACCACCTCTAGCCGCATCATCATCACTTGTCCAAAAAGACTTTCTCCTTTTTTAGCGCAAGAAGTAGAAGAACTTGGCTTTACCCTTGAACGAAAATTTATTACGGGTGTAGAGCTGCAAGGCACCGTCAATGATTGCATTCGGCTCAACCTCAATCTGCGCTGTGCTAGTCAAGTACTTTTTTCGCTCGATGCATTTACTGCCCGAGATCCGGAAGAAGTTTATAAGAAATTGCTTCGCTATCCATGGGAGCGTTGGCTGTCGCCACAAAGTTATTTTTCGGTCACCAGCAATGTGGATCACTTCACTGTCAACAACGATATGTTCATTAACGTGAAAGTGAAAGATGCCGTAGCGGACCACATGCGCAGAGAAGTGGCCGCCCGACCGGATTCTGGTTCTTCGCATGATAAGGCGGTACTTCATTTGTATTGGAAGGACGACAAAGCAGAAATTTTTTTGGATACCTCTGGACAGACATTAGCCAAGCATGGCTACCGAAAAATCCCCGGTAAGGCACCCATGCTCGAGGCATTAGCGGCCGCTACTATTTTTGCTTCCAAGTGGAATCAGAAAATGCCCTTCATCAACCCCATGTGTGGATCAGGCACATTAGCGATTGAAGCAGCTTTGATGGCTACCAATCGCAGGCCAGGGCTATTCAGAAAAAACTATTCGTTCATGCACGTGTTGGGCTACGATGAGAAAGTATATGCAGAAGAAATGGGCAAACTACAGTCGCAAATTGTGGAGGCACCCGATTTGAAAATAATTGCATCGGACCTTAGCGATGATGCCATTCAAATAGCAAAAGTAAATGCAGGCATAGCAGGTGTTGAAAGCTTAATCCATTTTGAGCTTTGTGATTTTGAACTGACCACATTGCCAACAGCACCTGCCATTGTTTATTTTAATCCCGAATATGGCGAACGTTTGGGCGACCCCGTTGAGTTGGAGGCTACTTATACCCGTATTGGTGATTTTATGAAAAAGAAATGCCAAGGTTACACAGGCTATATTTTTACAGGCAACCCCGACCTTGCAAAAAAGATCAGATTGAAAACAAGCAAGCGGTTAGAGTTTTATACCGCCCAGTTGGACTGTAGATTGTTGGAGTACGAGTTGTATGGAGGCACACGGAGGGTTGATAAAAGACCTGTTGACGTGGAGGGTGCTTAG
- the proC gene encoding pyrroline-5-carboxylate reductase, with protein MTKKKIAIIGGGNLGIAIAEGLIKSSFAKASDITVTRRTLARLHELKEKGVNTTDDNEAAICGSEVIIVALKPFNVKEVLTGLKKSFDPKKHIIISVVTGVFLKDLADIFESDFPIFRAMPNTAIAIQESVTCICQRGATTEQIEYVESLFNQLGITIPIEEKLMDAATVLGACGIAYALRFIRAATQGGIEIGFDAKTANLIAAQTVKGAAELLLQGNRHPEEEIDKVTTPKGCTIVGLNEMEHRGFSSSLIRGIGASFNKITQ; from the coding sequence ATGACAAAAAAGAAAATCGCCATCATAGGAGGAGGAAATTTAGGCATTGCCATTGCCGAAGGGCTTATTAAGAGTTCGTTTGCAAAAGCCAGTGATATCACCGTTACGCGAAGGACACTCGCTCGCCTACATGAATTAAAAGAAAAAGGCGTGAATACGACCGATGACAATGAGGCTGCCATCTGCGGAAGCGAAGTAATCATTGTGGCTTTAAAACCTTTTAATGTAAAAGAAGTGCTTACTGGTCTAAAGAAATCATTTGACCCGAAGAAGCATATCATCATCAGCGTAGTAACGGGCGTTTTTTTGAAGGACTTGGCCGATATTTTTGAAAGCGACTTTCCCATTTTCCGTGCCATGCCCAACACGGCCATCGCTATTCAAGAATCGGTAACTTGCATTTGCCAACGTGGCGCCACCACTGAACAAATCGAATATGTAGAATCTCTTTTCAATCAGTTGGGCATTACTATCCCGATTGAAGAAAAACTAATGGACGCGGCTACTGTTTTGGGAGCTTGCGGAATTGCGTATGCCCTTCGCTTTATTCGTGCGGCCACGCAAGGAGGAATTGAAATTGGCTTTGATGCCAAGACGGCAAATTTGATTGCCGCGCAAACAGTGAAAGGGGCAGCCGAGCTTTTGCTGCAAGGCAATCGCCACCCCGAAGAAGAAATTGATAAAGTGACTACACCCAAGGGTTGCACCATTGTTGGCCTAAATGAAATGGAGCACCGCGGGTTTAGTTCAAGTTTGATAAGAGGGATTGGGGCTTCTTTTAATAAAATCACACAATGA